In Nitrospirota bacterium, a single genomic region encodes these proteins:
- a CDS encoding glucose-1-phosphate thymidylyltransferase, which translates to MKAIILSGGRGTRLRPLTYSGAKQLVPVANKPILFYCIENIALVGIKDIGIIISPETGQEIKDTVGDGSRWDVSIQYITQDVPGGLAHAIKTARAFLAGSSFVMYLGDNLIGSGIDKFVNEFNKNKPEALILLKEVDNPSQFGVADISKEGKVLRLIEKPETPPSNFALVGIYIFSPRIHDAIEIIKPSKRGELEITDAIQELINMGCNVESFVLDMWWLDTGKKDDMLTANATVLDEWLKGKINGTVDNTSRLLGRVAIGKGSIIKDSTIRGPVVIGEDTVIESSFIGPHTSIGNNVRIIKSSVEHSVIMNESELRNIERLEESLIGRRVKIVENRATYKALRLMLGDDSVVEV; encoded by the coding sequence ATGAAAGCAATTATTCTGAGTGGAGGGAGGGGCACAAGATTAAGACCGCTGACTTATTCAGGCGCTAAACAGCTTGTGCCTGTAGCTAATAAACCAATCCTTTTTTACTGCATAGAAAACATAGCCCTGGTAGGGATAAAAGACATCGGGATTATTATTTCACCTGAGACAGGACAAGAGATAAAAGACACGGTAGGTGACGGAAGCCGCTGGGATGTAAGCATACAATATATAACTCAGGATGTGCCTGGCGGACTCGCTCACGCTATTAAAACGGCGAGAGCTTTTCTTGCCGGGTCATCTTTTGTAATGTATCTTGGTGACAACCTTATAGGCAGCGGGATAGATAAGTTCGTTAATGAATTTAATAAGAATAAGCCTGAAGCGCTTATTCTGCTTAAAGAAGTGGACAACCCCAGCCAGTTTGGTGTTGCAGATATTTCAAAAGAAGGGAAGGTCCTGCGCTTAATAGAAAAGCCGGAAACACCTCCGTCAAATTTCGCACTTGTGGGCATATATATTTTCTCTCCGAGGATACACGATGCTATTGAAATAATTAAACCTTCAAAAAGGGGAGAGCTTGAAATAACGGACGCCATTCAGGAGTTGATTAATATGGGTTGCAATGTCGAGAGTTTCGTGCTTGATATGTGGTGGCTGGATACCGGGAAGAAAGACGACATGCTTACGGCAAACGCGACCGTCCTGGATGAATGGCTGAAGGGTAAAATTAACGGCACCGTAGATAACACAAGCAGGCTCCTCGGCAGGGTTGCAATCGGCAAGGGTTCAATAATTAAAGACAGCACGATAAGAGGTCCTGTTGTGATAGGCGAAGATACCGTGATTGAAAGCTCTTTCATCGGCCCTCATACAAGCATAGGGAACAATGTGCGTATTATTAAGTCTTCGGTCGAACATTCAGTAATAATGAATGAAAGCGAGCTGAGAAATATAGAAAGACTGGAAGAAAGCCTTATCGGCCGCAGGGTGAAAATCGTTGAGAACAGGGCAACTTATAAAGCGTTGAGACTGATGTTGGGCGATGATTCGGTAGTTGAGGTATAA
- a CDS encoding dTDP-4-dehydrorhamnose 3,5-epimerase family protein, with product MRYKVEGLLIKELSLFKDNRGWLGEIIREDESEIKPVMSYLSMTNPGLVRGPHEHKEQTDVFCFIGRFRVYLWDNRKTSATYRESKTIDTDVPTVVIVPPGIVHAYRNTGDGEGIVINLPDRLYKGWGKKEPVDEVRYEEDPLSPFRMNE from the coding sequence TTGAGGTATAAGGTGGAAGGTCTTCTAATTAAGGAACTGTCACTTTTTAAAGATAACCGCGGCTGGCTTGGTGAGATAATCAGGGAAGATGAGTCCGAGATCAAGCCGGTGATGTCATATTTATCGATGACAAATCCCGGACTTGTCAGAGGGCCCCATGAGCATAAAGAACAGACAGATGTCTTTTGCTTCATCGGCAGGTTCAGGGTATATTTGTGGGACAACAGAAAAACATCCGCCACTTATCGGGAAAGCAAGACGATAGATACAGATGTTCCCACAGTTGTAATTGTCCCGCCTGGAATAGTACACGCTTATAGGAACACCGGAGACGGTGAAGGCATTGTAATAAATCTTCCTGACAGACTTTATAAAGGATGGGGGAAGAAAGAACCGGTGGATGAAGTAAGATATGAAGAAGATCCTTTATCCCCGTTCAGGATGAACGAATGA